The genomic segment GAGTCTACATATGTAACTAAGATATGTTCTCTCTTAACATATATACATGAAACAAGTGCAGACGtggaaatgaaaaaaataatatttttttatggattaaaTCGGATATTCATTTCATAAATTTgacatgtgagacggtctcatgagatttttttgtgtacataataataataatatgcaaATTGTACAAAATGACCATTTAGAAAGTAACAATCcggttaattaatttaaaattgtaaatgatattatatttagtTATTCGAGCTTAAGTAAATGATATGACAAATTAATATGAAACGATATTATTTTGTTAGCttttaaaatacattatattaattaatacaaTAGCTCAAAATCAAAAGGAAATTTTTTCAGAATTTAAGAACATATAAAAGAATATGATGAATTTTCATTATGAACTTAAAAAAAAGCTTTaatctaaaaattttaaatctaagCTATGAGGGATTCAAAAAACGgtgattaaaaaaaatggacAAGTTATTAAGTACAATTACTATTAAAAATAGTGAGctaaatatttgttttattaatttttcaatattttatcggcaattaataattataaaaagaTATTACACTAAAATATGATTACTTGatagaatattatttttagtaCAGATCAAAACTTCGATTAAAAATAACAATTATACAAGGAGGTGTAAATGAAATAAGAATAGTTGTAGCCTTCAAGATTATGAGACAAAGAATGATGAGTAGATCCAATCAACAATGAATTTTGTTAACTATGACAACCGattttacataaataataataataataataataataataataataataataataataataataataataataataataataattttacaaGAATGTAAATCGAAACTTTTAGTTACAAAGTTTGGATCTTGATTTCCAAATCAATTTCTCCTGCTGCTTTGAGGATGACTGTAGAAATCTGAACTCAAATCTTGACTTCCAAAAGCCATCCTTTGGAACATTCTGATTTGAGCAGAATGTTCTCTAGAATCATAAATCCCACTTTGTCCCGGTTTCATTCCGTTGTTCAAATCTGCTAGTTCGTCCATCGAATCTAAAGCTCTCACCATCTGTCAGCCAAGAAGATAAAAATACAGTCTAAAAGGTGTACAGAAAGTCGAAGAAGTTAAAAAGCAAATGTTACCTGGCTCATCCGGGGTCTTTTTGCAGCTAAATGGCGCACGCAGGCTGCTGCTGCTTCAATCATCCGGAACATTTCACCAGCAACGAAGTCTGTTCCCAGCCTCGGGTCAACCAAATCTTTGAAATCTTCGGTCTCGAGTGCTTGTGTTAGCAGTGGTCGAGCCTGAAGGACAAGTGGAAAATGTTTTGAACAGTTGGTTTATATAATAAAGATAATTAGGTCGGCTGCTTCAACTTTTCTTTTGAAACTTCTTTTTCGAAAAAACTCATTTCACTACTTATCCAATCCCCAAAAAATTACACTTAAAACTACTTTGCTTACTAAAGTGGCTGTCTTTTTACACCAATTTCTCGTGAGATTGTCAAACTTTTATGGCTCATTTAGCTAACAACAAATACTCGGAAATCTACCCGTTCAAACAAATCTAACCCGAAAAGAAAACTAAATAGGGAAAATGGAACATACCCATTCAACGAGGCTTTCATCGCCCAAAGGTTGAGATGCATCAACAGGCTTACGCCCTGTGATGAGCTCCAAAAGCACCACACCAAATGAATACACGTCAGACTTCTCAGTCAATTTACCTGTTGATGCATATTCCGGAGCCAAATATCTGCATGTAATCAGATAATTCTCCATAAATGGATCGAGGGAGAATAACATATGACATATCCTATTTATCACAGGAATTCTAAGTTATGTATTGTTGGCATCTATAATTAATAAAGCCAAAGATAGAAAAACAAAGTAGCTCAATACAATGATCTATACTAACGTAATTATCATATTTGCAAAAGCCGGCCTAGTAGGACAGACTTGCAGGGTAAGTGCGATCtctgtctgaaaggaaaaagTTTCAAATCtactatttaaaatttcaaaatatgcaCGTTTCTCCAACTTATAAGTAACAAGAAAGCACTGAGCAACCTACCCAAATGTTCCCATGACACGAGTCGAAACATGAGTATGTATATCCAATTCGAGTGCCAACTTTGCAAGCCCAAAATCCGCAACCTGTTGACATAAAGAGAGAGTATAATTAATGATGAACTATTTCCCTCGCTTGGTAATGATCTTTTCTGTGGCACAAAATTTGAGGATATCAAATATCTTTATCAGCtacaaaatgaagaaataaacaTACCCGAGCTTCGAAGTTACTGTCCAATAGAATGTTAGAGGACTTAATATCTCTGTGGATGATACGGGGTTGACCTAATGAACACAAAATTCGAAAGCCAATTATCGTGAGACCAAAATGCCATTGTATAAAAAATTATGACCGCCGATATCAGTGCTCAAATATTCTAAAATGTACAACAACTCCATTGTCATGTTTTGATTATGTAAGGAAATTTTTGGTCACTGACAGTTACTAAGTACTTGTGTGCTACAGAATTTGTGCACATAGAACAATATAGACATCTACGAAAAGGTAATACTCCATATTCAATGTGAAATAAAATTAACTCCGAAGATAGAGGTTTATAGATTACAGTCTTCATGAAGATAAGCAAGTCCACGAGCTGCACCAGCAGCAACTTTAACTCTGGTAGCCCAATCCATGGCTGGCTTGCCTTCAACTGAAAATGCCATCAACTTAAGTATTTGGACAGTTATCATATTATTTGGCGCCAAATGGCCAAGCTAGCTACCTAGCCAATGCAAATTCAAGAAATTGTATCTATCTAAACTCGAGTCTCACCATGAAGATGATAATATAGGGTGTCATTGGGGACATAATCATAGACAAGCAACCTCTGATGCTCGAATATACAGTAGCCAACGAGTGAAACCAAATGCCTATGGTGGATCCGGCTTATGATCTCTACTTCCGCTCTGAATTCTCGTTCTCCTTGTCCACCGCCAGCTTTGAGCTGTTTAACCGCAACATCTCTTCTATCTGCAAGAACTCCTTTATAAACACAGCCAAATCCACCTTCCCCAAGAAGATTCTTTATCGAAAACTCATTTGTTGCAGCTGATAGTTCTTCATATGTGAACCATGATCTTGAAGTGCCTAGACCACTGTCCGATGAGTGAATGTAATTATTTGCTGAAGCAGTTCCAGCTAGTTGTGCTGAATTCTGGGACCTTAGAAATGATGAATCTGGAACAAACAGAAAAGCAAAAAAGAAGTTGACCCCCATCTGTGCTGAAAGA from the Primulina eburnea isolate SZY01 chromosome 3, ASM2296580v1, whole genome shotgun sequence genome contains:
- the LOC140826474 gene encoding proline-rich receptor-like protein kinase PERK8, with protein sequence MASKSPSPESSISPLPSSPPANSTSQGSNPNQTTNAPPSPAPPSNSTSPPPQSSPSLPGPSSPPPAPPLEMSPPPPLAPSLPLPLPPALSPPAPAVSPPPSPPPAPPPTSNSPPPPPPPKPQISSPPPPSGGSPPEESSAPPMTPPPPPVVSNSPPPPPTTSPPPPSVAHPPKKSHPRHSLPPPPISAPPLPTSSSPPSSAKSPPPPDNSSIIGNAQPPFPSEKPIARPTKTSPNITAVAISGNSQGRKAGGVAVVGSVVGFLALSLVVLAVWFTRRQKKRKNQFNLRYAMSSPFASSQNSDSSFLRSQNSAQLAGTASANNYIHSSDSGLGTSRSWFTYEELSAATNEFSIKNLLGEGGFGCVYKGVLADRRDVAVKQLKAGGGQGEREFRAEVEIISRIHHRHLVSLVGYCIFEHQRLLVYDYVPNDTLYYHLHVEGKPAMDWATRVKVAAGAARGLAYLHEDCQPRIIHRDIKSSNILLDSNFEARVADFGLAKLALELDIHTHVSTRVMGTFGYLAPEYASTGKLTEKSDVYSFGVVLLELITGRKPVDASQPLGDESLVEWARPLLTQALETEDFKDLVDPRLGTDFVAGEMFRMIEAAAACVRHLAAKRPRMSQMVRALDSMDELADLNNGMKPGQSGIYDSREHSAQIRMFQRMAFGSQDLSSDFYSHPQSSRRN